One segment of Salinibaculum sp. SYNS191 DNA contains the following:
- a CDS encoding J domain-containing protein, whose product MTSQQDRTDGAVDWPAQFERTPASQRVHTSKFGVTFHEALRRIETELLDRVGADDWRVSTAAPHRKQDGMPYANANPSDPAVVVRWSKDGQQFAVACDHYTDWRDNARAIGLYIREKRKMSDRPVTTGQSEFATARLPSGNEEAIVADAPADQPAPHEVLDVTPDAPEDVVEAAYRQKTKTAHPDQGGSAEELKRVRQAKEAMLDGGER is encoded by the coding sequence ATGACGAGCCAGCAGGACCGCACGGACGGAGCGGTCGACTGGCCGGCACAATTCGAACGGACGCCCGCGTCACAACGCGTCCACACCTCGAAGTTCGGCGTTACGTTCCACGAGGCACTTCGGCGCATCGAGACGGAACTACTGGATCGCGTCGGCGCTGATGATTGGCGCGTCTCGACGGCCGCTCCCCACCGGAAACAGGACGGGATGCCGTATGCGAACGCCAACCCGTCGGATCCAGCGGTCGTGGTCCGGTGGTCGAAAGATGGCCAGCAATTCGCCGTCGCCTGCGATCACTACACGGACTGGCGGGACAACGCCCGGGCGATTGGGCTGTACATTCGTGAGAAGCGCAAGATGTCTGACCGGCCGGTGACGACCGGGCAGTCCGAGTTCGCGACGGCGCGGCTGCCCAGCGGCAACGAAGAAGCCATCGTCGCCGACGCGCCGGCCGACCAGCCAGCGCCGCACGAGGTCCTCGATGTCACGCCGGACGCTCCCGAAGACGTCGTCGAGGCGGCCTACCGTCAGAAGACGAAGACTGCCCACCCCGACCAGGGCGGCAGCGCCGAGGAACTGAAGCGCGTCCGCCAGGCGAAGGAAGCGATGTTGGACGGAGGGGAGCGATGA
- a CDS encoding tyrosine-type recombinase/integrase has protein sequence MSDGRDLSPREAAERWLDRRRPDVRDSTLSTLWYRLKLFVEYCEREGFDSIRDIDGWDIDEYQLHRHQNAKPLTLNKELGTLRQWLEYCVSIGVVDEAVPTAVEIPDVDPADRSDDTMLPPERGEALLSWYRDSPQRASRPHALLEIFWTVGCRSGALRSLDVRDFNADEQWLRFEHRPETGTELKKGRRGERYVGLLDEPTAVLAEFLDRERMDISDRYGRSPLIPSEAGRPATSTIRDWCYLATVPCKHGPCPHENDPASCEYLSYVTASGCPSSRSPHQVRTGSITWQLSRGVPIEVIADRVNSSPDTIEEHYDKEDPRRELEVRRRGHLDALSLDDDTRTHE, from the coding sequence ATGAGTGATGGCCGCGATCTCTCCCCACGCGAGGCAGCGGAGCGCTGGCTTGATCGTCGACGACCAGACGTTCGCGACTCCACGCTGTCGACGCTGTGGTACCGCCTCAAACTGTTCGTCGAGTACTGCGAGCGAGAAGGGTTCGACTCCATTCGTGACATCGACGGATGGGACATTGACGAGTATCAGCTGCATCGCCATCAGAACGCCAAACCTCTCACGCTTAACAAGGAACTCGGGACGCTCCGGCAGTGGCTGGAGTACTGTGTCTCGATTGGAGTCGTCGACGAGGCTGTCCCGACGGCTGTTGAGATACCCGATGTCGATCCAGCAGACCGCAGTGACGACACGATGCTGCCGCCAGAGCGTGGCGAGGCGTTACTCTCGTGGTATCGCGATAGTCCCCAGCGCGCGAGTCGCCCACACGCTCTCCTGGAAATCTTCTGGACCGTCGGCTGTCGGTCGGGGGCGCTACGGAGTCTCGATGTGCGAGATTTCAACGCCGACGAACAGTGGCTCCGATTCGAGCACCGGCCGGAGACCGGCACCGAGCTCAAGAAGGGTCGTCGTGGCGAGCGCTACGTCGGGTTGCTCGACGAGCCGACGGCCGTCCTTGCCGAGTTCCTGGATCGCGAGCGGATGGACATCTCCGACAGGTACGGCCGCTCGCCGCTCATCCCCAGCGAGGCAGGGCGACCGGCGACTAGTACTATCCGCGATTGGTGCTACTTGGCGACGGTCCCCTGCAAGCACGGCCCCTGCCCGCACGAGAACGACCCGGCCTCCTGTGAGTATCTGTCGTACGTCACGGCAAGCGGATGTCCGTCAAGTCGGTCGCCCCACCAGGTGCGGACAGGCTCGATTACATGGCAGCTCTCCCGTGGCGTCCCGATTGAGGTCATTGCAGATCGGGTCAACTCCAGCCCAGATACCATCGAAGAACACTACGACAAGGAAGATCCGCGGCGCGAACTCGAAGTGCGCCGCCGCGGCCACCTCGACGCACTTTCACTTGACGATGACACCAGAACGCACGAGTAA